GAGGCGAGCAGCTTTTCCGCCGGATGCGGAAAAGCGAGCGTCCCCGAACCCATTGGGTCGCGCGCTCTCGGAGAATGCGAAGTAGCTCACTCATATACACCTCTGAGGTACCATTGCGCACCTTGATGGTAGATGCGGGCGAAGGTTCCGTCGGCGAGGACGACGTCGTATTCGTCGCGTGCGACCGGCGCAGGAGTGAACGGGCGCTCTTGGATGCGCCACGGGCCGCTGCATTGCGTTACCGTTTGGCGGTCGACGATCGCAGGCTCCCCGGCGCGTAACTCGACGGGAATCTCCCGAACTTCAAGCAAGCGCAGTTGAGGAACGACCTTACGCGTGCCCTCGGAGCGGCAGGGATCGCTTTCGGAATGAGCGGCCGTCATCTTCGGCTTGTCGAGCGCGAACGGTTCGTAGGTAAAACGCTCTTCGAGCAGATGGGCTTGCCGCGTCGTCGCGCGCGAAACGCTCTCGCCGAGGATCGCTTCGAGCCGCGCGATCGTTACGGCGACTCGTGCAGGATCGAAGTCGACGGCGCGTAGGAGCGCCTGCGCTTCTCCTCCTTCTTCAAGGATACGCGCCTGCACGCGCAGACCGACGATGGCCGCTTCGAAGGTCACGCCTTCGAGCTTGGCGCGCATCATCTCGAACATCGTTCGTTCGTCTGCCGTCGGCATGGCGAGCGGAACGTCGAACGCGGCGGTGCCGGCGTCCTCGAGCTCGAGCGCCAGGTACAGCGCACCGGCGCGCTTTCCGCAGCGTTCTAGATCGCCGCAGACACGCGTCAACAGCATGCGCAACGCGAAGAAAACCTGCACTTCGTCGACGGCGCGACCTTCACCGAAGAGCGCTGCCTCGATCGCGACGGCTCGGCTCCGCGGCAGGAAGGGCCGGCGATCGATGCCGCGCGCGAGCTCGTGCCAGCGCGCGGCCGCCGAGCCGAATCGCCGTACGAAGGGTCCGTGCGGCAGCGCGGCGAGATCGCCGAGGCGTTCGATTCCGAGCAGCGTCAACCGTTCGACGATCTCCGGTTCGATATCAAGCAGCGCCAACGGCAGCTCGGCGAGTAACCGGGCCTCCGAACCGGGCCGCCAGATGCAGCCGTCGCCAACGTACGCCGCCGCGCGCGCGGCTATTTTATTGCGTCCAACGCCGAGACGCGGCAGGCATCCGTACGCCGAGAGCAGCGTGCGCGTTTGCGTGATCCAGGCGGACGCTCCGCCGGGACTGCCGTGCATGTCGAGATATGCGAGGCCGCTGCGAACGTCGTCGATCAGCGGCGAGACGGCATCGAGCGCATCGAGCAGCTCCTCCCACTGCGCCGGTTCGGGCAGGTCGCCGGGAAGGTCAACGCAGAGCAGCACGGAGCCTTGCCGTCCCGAGCAGCGCCGAAGGAAGGTGTTTGTGCTTGCGCAGGTCGATGCAGAAATCGAAACCGGCGAAGCAACCCCAGAGCCCACGTTTGCCGTGAACGACCGCACGCTCGAACGCGCAGTGCAGCCGCAGCTCTGCAACGGCGCTCAAAGCGGCACCGGCGCGCGCGGCCATCACGACCAAGAGCACCCCGCTGCGATGCGCGAGCATCGCCAAGCGCGACCAAATCGCGTCACGCAGCGCGATCGCCGGCATGAGCACCAGCCGGCAGATTCGCGAGCGCAGCAAGATGTCGACCGCGCGGGCGACCTCGAGCGCCTTCCTCGCGGGGACGACCAGGACGTGCTCGAGGCGTGCTCCCGCCTCGGCCAGGCTCGGCGGATAGAGCGTTCCATCGTCGAGGATCGCTACTAAGCTGCGGCGCGTCAACTCGGCGACGAGCCCAGCTGCCACGCTCCAGCGCCCGGTCGTCCCCTCGAGCGTCGCGACCGCACCCGGAGGAAAGCCTCCCGTTAGCAGCCGGTCCAGTTCCGGGATGGCGGTTGGAACGGCTCCCTCGACTGCAAGGGAAGCGGGCCCCACCTTGGCGCTCAGCTCGGCTTTGAGGGCTGCGAAAGCCGCGATTTTGCCTTCATCCCGTACTGCTAATGCCACCATGGGAGATTCATGCTAATCGAACATATGTTCGATGTCAAGGGCCCGCCTGAGGCGCTAGTGGTCTTTGAAGTTCGGGAAGAAGCGCTCGCTATTATCTAGCGGCTGCGAGTTACCGGTTCGGGGCCTGAGATGTGCGGTTCAGGGCCCGAATAGAAGATGCTGACTGCGAAGATGTACACCAAAAATAGAGCGCAAAGGACCAAACAAGCGATCCCAACATGAAGCGACCAGCGAAGAACGCTTGCGATCATTTGGCTTCATAATACCTGAAGCGTGCCGAAGCGGTCACGCAAGCGGACCGGCCAGGGATTTAGTTCAGATGGTTCCGGTCGTGGGGCTCGCCGAGATCCATTATCGGGCCGATCGGCACGATCCCCGTTGGGTTGATTTCGTCTTGCGTGATGTAATAGTGGCGCTTGATCTGATCGAAGTCCACGGTCTCGGCGACGCCGTCGATCTGGTAGAGGTCGCGCAGGTAGCCGTAGAGATTCGGGTAGTCAACGACTCGCCGGAGATTACACTTGAAGTGGCTGTAGTAGACCGGATCGAAGCGCACAAGCGTCACGAAGAAACGCCAATCGGTTTCGACCGGCCGCGCACCGAGCAGATAGCGCTGGTAAGCCAGGCGCTCCTCCATCGCGTCGATCGTCGTGAAGACTTCGTAGGCGGCGCTTTCGTAGGCAGCTTGTGACGTTGCAAAGCCGGCCCGGTAGACACCGTTATTGAACGTTTCGTAGATGAAGTCGTTGAGCTCGTCGATTTGCGGGCGCAGATCGCTCGGATAGAGATCGAGTTCCGGCTTGGCCGCAACGGCGTCGAACTGCGTTTCGAACATCCGCATGATGTCGTCATCGGAGTTGCTCACGATGCGGCCGCGCTCTTTATCCCAGAGCACCGGCACCGTCACGCGGGAGTCATAGCCGGGATCGGTGGCCGTGTAGGCTTCGCTCAGAAAAGCCCAGCCGTTGACCGGGTCTGGCTGCGCGGTAAAACGCCAGCCGCGTTCGTCGCGAATCGGATCGACGATCGTCATGCCGATTGCGTCTTCGAGTCCTTTGAGCTTCCGAACGATAACGGTGCGGCACGCCCACGGACACGCCAACGAAACGTAGAGATGATAGCGGCCGGCTTGCGCCGGGTAACCGGAGCTGCCGTCGGCCTTCACCCAGTCGCGAAAGGCATCTTCTTGACGCTTGAAGCTGCCATCGGCGGTTTGTTCACTGGGAAACTGCGCCTTATTCACTTGAGGAAGGTCAAACCCGCGCGCGTCAGGATATCGCGGCCGGCGCCGGTGAGAATAAAATCGGCGAAGGTTTTGGCGGTTTGCGGATGCGGCGCGGCCTTCATGATCGCTAGCGTGTAAGTAATGCGATCGGTGAGCGCGGCGTTGCCGGGAAGCGGGATGAAAGGATATTTGCGTGCGATTGCTTCGGTGCGATAGAAGAATCCGATGTCGACCTGGCCGGTGTCGACGCGCGCCAAGAGATCCTCTTCGGGAAAGATCTGCGCGGGATTTTCCTCCGGCCCCAGCAGATGCTGCTCCTGTTCGTCGCCCAGCCACATCTTCACGCCGGTGATCGTGTACGCACCTTTGGGATCGAGCTTCGGATCGGTGCGCCCGATGCGCAGGTCCAGCGTTTCGAGCGCATCCTCCAGCGGCATCTCGCCTTTGGCGGCGCGTTCGAAGACGGCGGCGTATTTCGAGTTCGGCGCCCATGCAACGCCAAGGCTCGTTCCCGCAAAGGTCGTCGCCGAGGCGACTTTATCGCCGAGATTCTTCACCAGCGGCGGATTGACGCTAATAAAGACGTCGGGGGTGCGAACACCCGACGCAATGAGATTCGCCAGCTCTTTGCTCCCGCCGGGTTGGCCTTCGAAGGCGATGCCCTTGTCGAGCAGCGCCGCCTTCACCGGCCCTTCCATCGGCGTGACGAGTGAGCCGGCGTAGAGTACCGATACGACGTTCTGGGCCGCCGAGACGCGCAGCAGCGCGAACGGCAGCGCGAGGCTTACGAAGAGGGCGAGGGCCGAAAGTCGAGCGAATGCGAGTTGATGCAATAGCGGGTTCCTTCCGGGCCGGGGCCATCGTCGAAGACGTGGCCGAGGTGTGAATCGCAGCGTTTGCAGCGTACCTCGATGCGCTGCATGCCGTGGCTGGAGTCGTCGAGGAGGCGGACGTTCTCCTGTTCTTGAGGGCTGGTGAAGCTCGGCCAGCCGCAGTGCGAATCGAACTTCGAATCGGCCGCGAAGAGCGGCAGACCGCAGGCCCCGCACGTATACGTGCCGTCGTCGTTGACGTGAAGCAGCGGACCGCTAAACGGTGCCTCGGTTCCGGCTTCGCGCAGGATATGGTAGCGGTCGGGCCCGAGCTGTGCGCGCCATTCCTGCTCGCTCTTTTGAATCTCGGGGACTACGTCATGTTTCATCGCTTATTTCCTCTTCGAGACGTATAACGCGCGAAGGCGCTAAAGCGATGCAAGCGCGAAGAGCAGCTCATGAAGCTGCTCTTCGAGATATTGTTGTCGATTCTCTTACACCCGATCGCGATGATCCTCATGTGGATCAACCTGCTCGGCCGCGGCGATCTGACGGGTTTTCAGAAGGTCATCTGGTTTATCGTCAGCATCGTCTGGGGTCTGGGACCGATACTCTATATCCTCGTCTCGGACGGCGCGCTCTGGTAGCTAGAGGCCGAGATCGCCCGGTTAGTGCGGCGGCCGGCCGCCGCCCCTGCTTACCGGAGCGTGACCTCCGCCACCGCTGATGCCGCCGCGCCCGCCGCCGCCCTGCGGCATACCGCCGCGTACGCCGCCGCCGCCTCCGGGATTGCCGTGGATGGTTCCGGTGCGCACCGGCGGGCGTCCGCCCCCGTAGGGATAGCGGCAGCAGCCGTAGCGATACGGGTATCCGCCGTAGTAGCCGCCGTACGGATAGTATCCGCCGCCGTAGTACCCGCCGTATGGGTATCCGTAGCCGAAGCCCCACGGACCGGGCCAACCCCAGCCGAAGCCGAGGCTAATGCCCACGGGATAGCCGCCGTAGCCGTAGCCGTACCCGCCGCCGTAGCCGTACCCGCCGTAGCCGCCATCGCCGTAGCCGTTGGCGGTGTAGCCGCCGCCGTTATCGCCGTAGTAGGACGAACCAGCGACGTCGATGCGATAGGCGTCAAACGTCGAGCCATTGGCATAGCCGTAGATGGTCACGCGCATGCCTTCGGTCAGCTTCTGGCCGGTTGGATTGATGACCGTCCCCTGGTGCATCGTGACGTGATCGCTGTAACCGCGGTCGTCGTGCAGATAGACGACGTAGCTGCCGTCGAATCCGGTCAGGGTTCCTCTAATCGATTGCTGGTTTGCAACCGGGGTCCCGTAGCTCGGAGCGCGTTCCTGCGCGCCTGCCGCTGCGGGAAAAGTAAGACAGAGCGGCGCGGCCAGCGCGGCGCCGAGTAGGATGTGTGAGAACAGCTTAAGCATAACTGTGTATATTATAACCCGTAATCGCCGGCTGCGGGGTTAGAAAATGCTGCAAAAACGGGTGCTCCTCCGCCCTCTCGGCCAAGCGGGCAAAAGCCTGAGATCTGGTCGCCCTTGACTCCGACGTTGCGTTAGGGTCTAGGCTCCGAAACGACGATGGAAACGCGAGACGGCGCGCTGCGCCGGATTAAAGCTTTCGCAAACGACGCCGGGGTCAGCGTTCGGACGCTGCACCTCTACGATCGGCTTGGTTTGCTCGAGCCGGCCGCCGTTACCGAGTCGGGTTACCGGCTCTACGGCGACGCCGAACTCGAGCGGCTCGAGCACATCCTGGCGTTGCGATTCGTCGGATTGAGCTTGGAGCAAATCAAGCAGCTTCTCGGAGAAGCTTCCCCGCCGCTCGCAGACGCACTGCGCATGCAGCGCAACGTCATCGCGCGTCAGAGATGCCGGCTCGACGCTGCGCTCGACGTTGTCGAGCGGGCGCAGAATGCGCTGGCCGCGGATTCGTCTGCCGATCGCTGGGAGATTCTCCGCACCGTCATGGAGGTTTTCAAAATGCAGAACGACTTTAAGTGGACGCAAGAATATTACTCGGAAGAAGCGCGCGAGAGAATCGAGGAGCGGCGGCGCAGCATGCCGCCCGATGCGATCGAGCAAGGACAGCGCGACTGGACGGCGTTGATTGCCGACGTCGAAGCGGCTGTTACCCATGGCATCGATCCGTCCAGCGAACAGGCTTGCGCGCTCGCAAACCGCTGGCACGATTTGATCGCCTCCTTTACGCAGGGGAACGCCGAAATCGCAAGCGGCTTGAATAGGCTTTGGTCGGATGAGACGCACTGGCCGGCCGATTTCAAACGGCCGTGGAGCGACGCAGCCGACGCCTT
This genomic stretch from Candidatus Cybelea sp. harbors:
- the msrB gene encoding peptide-methionine (R)-S-oxide reductase MsrB, which codes for MKHDVVPEIQKSEQEWRAQLGPDRYHILREAGTEAPFSGPLLHVNDDGTYTCGACGLPLFAADSKFDSHCGWPSFTSPQEQENVRLLDDSSHGMQRIEVRCKRCDSHLGHVFDDGPGPEGTRYCINSHSLDFRPSPSS
- a CDS encoding glutathione S-transferase family protein — encoded protein: MNKAQFPSEQTADGSFKRQEDAFRDWVKADGSSGYPAQAGRYHLYVSLACPWACRTVIVRKLKGLEDAIGMTIVDPIRDERGWRFTAQPDPVNGWAFLSEAYTATDPGYDSRVTVPVLWDKERGRIVSNSDDDIMRMFETQFDAVAAKPELDLYPSDLRPQIDELNDFIYETFNNGVYRAGFATSQAAYESAAYEVFTTIDAMEERLAYQRYLLGARPVETDWRFFVTLVRFDPVYYSHFKCNLRRVVDYPNLYGYLRDLYQIDGVAETVDFDQIKRHYYITQDEINPTGIVPIGPIMDLGEPHDRNHLN
- a CDS encoding extracellular solute-binding protein — its product is MHQLAFARLSALALFVSLALPFALLRVSAAQNVVSVLYAGSLVTPMEGPVKAALLDKGIAFEGQPGGSKELANLIASGVRTPDVFISVNPPLVKNLGDKVASATTFAGTSLGVAWAPNSKYAAVFERAAKGEMPLEDALETLDLRIGRTDPKLDPKGAYTITGVKMWLGDEQEQHLLGPEENPAQIFPEEDLLARVDTGQVDIGFFYRTEAIARKYPFIPLPGNAALTDRITYTLAIMKAAPHPQTAKTFADFILTGAGRDILTRAGLTFLK
- a CDS encoding MerR family transcriptional regulator, whose translation is METRDGALRRIKAFANDAGVSVRTLHLYDRLGLLEPAAVTESGYRLYGDAELERLEHILALRFVGLSLEQIKQLLGEASPPLADALRMQRNVIARQRCRLDAALDVVERAQNALAADSSADRWEILRTVMEVFKMQNDFKWTQEYYSEEARERIEERRRSMPPDAIEQGQRDWTALIADVEAAVTHGIDPSSEQACALANRWHDLIASFTQGNAEIASGLNRLWSDETHWPADFKRPWSDAADAFINEATERK